A window of the Halobacterium hubeiense genome harbors these coding sequences:
- the purQ gene encoding phosphoribosylformylglycinamidine synthase I — protein sequence MTVSVIRFGGSNCDRDAVRALDALGVDAEIVWHEDALPADTTGVVLPGGFSYGDYLRAGAMAARSPIMDDVRDLADDGVPVLGVCNGAQIGCESKLTPGAFTTNASARFQCEHVNVRVENADTPFTAAYDEGDVLTLPIAHGEGRFEIDDQRYDDLVSEDRVLFRYCDEDGEMSEEANPNGSTGAVAGVLGERDSVAVLMPHPERATLPELGLTDGQGVLEAFA from the coding sequence GTGACTGTCTCCGTTATTCGCTTCGGCGGCTCGAACTGCGACCGGGACGCCGTCCGCGCGCTGGACGCGCTCGGCGTGGACGCCGAAATCGTCTGGCACGAGGACGCCCTCCCCGCGGACACCACGGGCGTCGTCCTCCCCGGCGGGTTCTCGTACGGCGACTACCTCCGCGCCGGCGCGATGGCCGCCCGCTCCCCGATTATGGACGACGTGCGCGACCTCGCGGACGACGGCGTGCCCGTCCTCGGCGTCTGCAACGGCGCCCAAATCGGCTGCGAGTCGAAGCTCACGCCCGGCGCGTTCACGACGAACGCGAGCGCGCGCTTCCAGTGCGAGCACGTCAACGTCCGCGTGGAGAACGCCGACACGCCGTTCACGGCCGCCTACGACGAGGGCGACGTGCTCACGCTCCCCATCGCGCACGGCGAGGGCCGCTTCGAAATCGACGACCAGCGCTACGACGACCTCGTCAGCGAGGACCGCGTGCTGTTCCGCTACTGCGACGAGGACGGCGAGATGTCCGAGGAAGCGAACCCGAACGGCTCCACGGGCGCGGTCGCGGGCGTGCTCGGCGAGCGCGACTCCGTTGCGGTGCTGATGCCCCACCCCGAGCGCGCGACGCTCCCCGAACTCGGGCTGACGGACGGGCAGGGCGTCCTCGAAGCGTTCGCGTAG
- the purS gene encoding phosphoribosylformylglycinamidine synthase subunit PurS, whose amino-acid sequence MTAYTATVTVRLKHGVLDPEAETTQKALKRLGFELGDLRSADRFEIDLEAADSDEAAERAGEMADRLLANPTIHDYDVAVTERE is encoded by the coding sequence ATGACCGCGTACACCGCGACGGTGACGGTCCGACTCAAGCACGGGGTCCTCGACCCGGAGGCCGAGACCACCCAGAAGGCCCTCAAACGACTGGGCTTCGAACTCGGGGACCTGCGCTCGGCGGACCGCTTCGAAATCGACCTGGAGGCCGCCGACAGCGACGAGGCGGCCGAACGCGCGGGCGAGATGGCCGACCGCCTGCTCGCGAACCCGACCATCCACGACTACGACGTGGCGGTCACGGAGCGCGAATGA
- a CDS encoding formyltetrahydrofolate deformylase: MPKPNGSPEAAAPTSDLTEITVVGADRTGIVAEVTGLLFEHGVNIEDIEQTVRDGVFRMTLLADTTPIDDADDRWEAEDEAEPADLAGDATTRAAFRERLADIGDELGVDVRVRFPDERDEGVAVLVTKEDHCLRALLDEDLDAEIRVVVGNHPDLESVAREHDVPFYDIGDDSGTPDEERLLDLLDEYDIDLVVLARYMRILSPDVVFRYAGRIINIHPSLLPAFPGAQAYRQAVEEGVRVAGVTAHYVTTDLDQGPILTQRAFDVPPEATVEDVKDRGQPLEADALVEAVRVHLAGDATVRRGSVEVTGDHQFGMPDEASAANPDAPVDAPPADD; this comes from the coding sequence ATGCCGAAGCCGAACGGCAGTCCGGAGGCGGCAGCGCCGACGAGTGACCTCACCGAAATCACGGTCGTGGGAGCCGACCGCACCGGAATCGTCGCGGAGGTCACCGGACTGCTGTTCGAGCACGGGGTCAACATCGAGGACATCGAGCAGACCGTCCGCGACGGCGTCTTCCGCATGACGCTGCTGGCGGACACGACCCCCATCGACGACGCCGACGACCGCTGGGAGGCCGAGGACGAGGCCGAGCCCGCGGACCTCGCGGGCGACGCGACGACGCGGGCGGCGTTCCGCGAGCGCCTCGCCGACATCGGCGACGAGCTCGGCGTGGACGTCCGTGTACGCTTCCCCGACGAGCGCGACGAGGGCGTCGCCGTCCTCGTCACGAAAGAGGACCACTGCCTGCGCGCGCTCCTCGACGAGGACCTCGACGCCGAGATTCGCGTCGTCGTCGGGAACCACCCCGACCTCGAATCCGTCGCGCGCGAGCACGACGTCCCGTTCTACGACATCGGCGACGACTCCGGGACGCCCGACGAGGAGCGCCTGCTGGACCTGCTCGACGAGTACGACATCGACCTCGTCGTGCTCGCGCGGTACATGCGCATCCTCAGCCCGGACGTCGTCTTCCGGTACGCGGGCCGCATCATCAACATCCACCCGAGCCTGCTGCCCGCGTTCCCCGGCGCGCAGGCGTACCGGCAGGCGGTCGAGGAAGGCGTGCGGGTCGCGGGCGTCACCGCTCACTACGTCACCACGGACCTCGACCAGGGGCCGATTCTCACCCAGCGCGCGTTCGACGTGCCCCCGGAGGCCACCGTCGAGGACGTGAAAGACCGCGGCCAGCCCCTCGAAGCCGACGCGCTCGTGGAGGCCGTCCGCGTCCACCTCGCCGGCGACGCGACGGTGCGCCGCGGCAGCGTCGAGGTCACGGGCGACCACCAGTTCGGGATGCCCGACGAGGCCAGCGCGGCGAACCCCGACGCGCCCGTTGACGCGCCGCCCGCCGACGACTAG
- a CDS encoding CBS domain-containing protein, giving the protein MRVRNVMSTDVLAIDAEESVRDAVGRMLDRETGSVVVEKDGNPAGILTKVDVMTAGHEHDRPLSEIPVYAAASHPLITVEPSATVRAAAARMFDYGVHHLPVADGLDLVGVVTATDLLEAQDDLLREAHETDERRTEWED; this is encoded by the coding sequence ATGCGCGTCCGCAACGTGATGTCCACGGACGTCCTCGCCATCGACGCCGAGGAGAGCGTCCGCGACGCCGTCGGGCGGATGCTCGACCGCGAGACCGGGAGCGTCGTCGTCGAGAAGGACGGCAACCCCGCGGGGATTCTGACGAAGGTGGACGTGATGACCGCGGGCCACGAACACGACCGCCCGCTCAGCGAGATTCCCGTCTACGCGGCGGCGAGCCACCCGCTGATTACCGTCGAGCCGTCGGCGACCGTTCGCGCGGCGGCCGCGCGGATGTTCGACTACGGCGTCCACCACCTCCCGGTCGCGGACGGCCTCGACCTCGTCGGCGTCGTCACGGCGACGGACCTGCTGGAGGCCCAGGACGACCTGCTCAGGGAGGCGCACGAGACGGACGAACGCAGGACGGAGTGGGAGGACTAG
- the arcS gene encoding archaeosine synthase subunit alpha — MTEYFEVHARDAAARVGELRLAESVTTPTLADDVVEDAGSEWVQRQDPPEGDESALTVLPYRGFPSGTAEEVQESFAPDYPDVDFPSAAVVSPQTADDYGADAYVLSGAPGVVGHGAAFRDAVVDTREAIPDDTALYLSGVATPRNVAVLVYAGVDLVDADRAVVRGTQGRYLTSEGAYDLEDLDELPCSCPACQQPVAEFDREDCVDHNVNALKAELGRVRRRIRDGRLRDYVEGQARHEAWVTAAFREFDQQYGYLEQRTPVMRDSLLLSATEDALRRVEIQRFAERVTTRYQKRLDGHPLLLVPCSAKKPYSESQSHRQFQDAASYRAHVVSMTSPIGVVPQELELTYPAQHYDSVVTGRWSEEEKDFVARVLKRYIDRTDYPRVIAHVPEEGYRDICERVAAQVDVPFEFTVEDHPTTDESLGELNAALAGEDKIWVEEREKATLRAVADYFLGDGAGDALFGDLTVQGRYPKLQALDGDGEQLAALVPQYGTLSLTLAGARKWVAIDAPTKRVEIDAFVPEGSVLAPGVVDADDDIRVGDEVVVEGPEAFAIGRASMPGPAMADATRGMAVDVRHSDPK; from the coding sequence ATGACCGAGTACTTCGAAGTGCACGCGCGCGACGCCGCGGCGCGCGTGGGCGAACTCCGGCTCGCCGAGTCGGTGACGACGCCGACGCTCGCGGACGACGTCGTCGAGGACGCGGGCAGCGAGTGGGTCCAGCGGCAGGACCCGCCCGAGGGCGACGAGTCCGCGCTGACCGTACTGCCGTACCGCGGCTTCCCATCCGGGACCGCCGAAGAGGTGCAGGAGTCGTTCGCGCCCGACTACCCGGACGTGGACTTCCCGAGCGCGGCGGTCGTCTCCCCGCAGACCGCCGACGACTACGGCGCGGACGCGTACGTGCTCTCGGGCGCGCCCGGCGTCGTCGGGCACGGCGCGGCGTTCCGGGACGCCGTCGTCGACACCCGCGAGGCGATTCCAGACGACACCGCGCTGTACCTCTCCGGCGTGGCGACGCCGCGGAACGTCGCCGTGCTCGTCTACGCGGGCGTGGACCTCGTGGACGCCGACCGCGCCGTCGTCCGCGGGACGCAGGGCCGCTACCTCACCAGCGAGGGCGCCTACGACCTCGAAGACCTCGACGAACTGCCGTGCTCGTGTCCGGCGTGCCAGCAACCGGTCGCGGAGTTCGACCGCGAGGACTGCGTCGACCACAACGTGAACGCGCTGAAGGCCGAGCTCGGGCGCGTCCGCCGCCGGATTCGGGACGGCCGCCTGCGCGACTACGTGGAGGGACAGGCCCGCCACGAGGCGTGGGTGACCGCGGCGTTCCGCGAGTTCGACCAGCAGTACGGCTACCTCGAACAGCGCACGCCCGTGATGCGGGACTCGCTGTTGCTGTCGGCGACCGAGGACGCGCTCCGGCGCGTGGAGATTCAGCGCTTCGCCGAGCGCGTCACCACGCGCTACCAGAAGCGCCTCGACGGCCATCCTCTCCTGCTCGTGCCGTGTTCGGCGAAGAAGCCGTACAGCGAGAGTCAGAGCCACCGCCAGTTCCAGGACGCCGCCAGCTACCGCGCGCACGTCGTCTCGATGACCTCGCCAATCGGCGTCGTCCCGCAGGAACTGGAACTCACCTACCCCGCCCAGCACTACGACAGCGTGGTGACGGGGCGGTGGAGCGAGGAGGAGAAAGACTTCGTCGCGCGCGTCCTCAAGCGTTACATCGACCGCACGGACTACCCGCGCGTCATCGCGCACGTCCCCGAGGAGGGGTACCGCGACATCTGCGAGCGCGTCGCCGCCCAAGTGGACGTCCCCTTCGAGTTCACTGTCGAGGACCACCCGACGACCGACGAGAGCCTCGGGGAGCTGAACGCCGCGCTCGCCGGCGAGGACAAGATCTGGGTGGAGGAGCGCGAGAAGGCGACGCTGCGCGCGGTCGCGGACTACTTCCTCGGTGACGGCGCGGGCGACGCGCTGTTCGGCGACCTCACGGTGCAGGGCCGCTACCCGAAACTGCAGGCGCTGGACGGCGACGGCGAGCAGTTGGCGGCGCTGGTCCCGCAGTACGGGACGCTGTCGCTGACGCTCGCCGGCGCGCGCAAGTGGGTCGCCATCGACGCGCCCACGAAGCGCGTGGAAATCGACGCGTTCGTCCCCGAGGGCAGCGTGCTCGCGCCGGGGGTCGTGGACGCCGACGACGACATTCGCGTGGGCGACGAGGTCGTCGTCGAGGGGCCGGAGGCGTTCGCCATCGGGCGCGCGTCGATGCCCGGGCCGGCGATGGCCGACGCGACGCGCGGGATGGCCGTCGACGTGCGGCACAGCGACCCGAAGTAG
- a CDS encoding outer membrane protein assembly factor BamB family protein, which yields MRSPSRRDVLAASGGLLAGLAGGYVARPRLETDSPPAPAPLAWADTEWPYPDYDPQRTRNPPPESAPDGEFDEQWRQSLERVFERALPVASNGSVYTASTDARHARLDAFALHDGERDWKHESTAETSTRRPRVLAPGDGAYYRFVRTQTAPLGLAAAQSGEVAWHVSDPPRGGWTVGAGRLYYGNRSAGKLHVYDARTGENLWTTRVDDERLVVRSFHPRHGVFATSHGTLYALDPADGSTRWDYRVDHHVQNGPIVTHERAFVGTWNSDKRRVAALDAAAGEHLWTYPRSPAMVESKEESTVYWFEVGAAAGGTLLVNEYRVDSRPDALHAVDVASGDRRWRVEPPEGAKGLSKPTVVDREVFVCTTNDRTALSVLDLQDGSVKRSRPLPGYCPSPVVTDGKIFLQLSEELLAFA from the coding sequence ATGCGCTCGCCCTCCAGACGCGACGTGCTCGCCGCCAGCGGCGGCCTCCTCGCAGGGCTCGCAGGCGGCTACGTCGCTCGCCCCCGCCTCGAAACCGACTCCCCTCCCGCTCCCGCACCGCTTGCGTGGGCCGACACCGAGTGGCCGTACCCCGACTACGACCCACAGCGAACCCGGAATCCGCCGCCCGAGAGCGCGCCGGACGGCGAGTTCGACGAGCAGTGGCGGCAGTCACTCGAACGCGTATTCGAGCGTGCACTACCTGTAGCGTCGAACGGTAGCGTCTACACCGCGAGTACCGACGCCCGCCACGCTCGGCTCGACGCGTTCGCGCTCCACGACGGCGAGCGAGACTGGAAGCACGAGTCCACCGCCGAGACATCGACGAGACGGCCTCGCGTGCTCGCGCCCGGTGACGGCGCCTACTATCGGTTCGTCCGGACTCAGACCGCCCCGCTTGGGCTGGCGGCAGCGCAGAGCGGCGAAGTCGCGTGGCACGTCTCGGACCCGCCACGGGGCGGCTGGACCGTCGGCGCCGGGCGCCTCTACTATGGAAATCGGAGTGCCGGGAAGCTCCACGTCTACGACGCACGCACCGGAGAGAATCTGTGGACGACGCGTGTGGATGACGAGCGCCTCGTCGTGCGGTCGTTCCACCCGCGGCACGGCGTGTTCGCCACGTCACACGGGACGCTGTACGCCCTCGACCCCGCGGACGGGAGCACGCGCTGGGACTACCGCGTCGACCACCACGTGCAAAACGGCCCCATCGTCACACACGAGCGAGCGTTCGTCGGGACGTGGAACAGCGACAAACGCCGCGTCGCGGCGCTCGACGCGGCTGCCGGCGAGCACCTGTGGACGTACCCGAGGTCCCCCGCGATGGTCGAGTCGAAGGAGGAGAGCACGGTGTACTGGTTCGAGGTCGGCGCCGCCGCCGGCGGCACGCTGCTCGTCAACGAGTACCGCGTCGACTCGCGGCCGGACGCGCTCCACGCCGTCGACGTCGCCTCGGGCGACCGGCGCTGGCGCGTGGAACCACCCGAGGGCGCGAAAGGGCTCTCGAAACCGACGGTCGTGGACCGCGAGGTGTTCGTCTGCACGACCAACGACCGGACGGCACTCTCGGTACTCGACCTCCAAGACGGCTCCGTGAAGCGTTCGCGGCCGCTACCCGGCTACTGTCCGAGTCCGGTCGTGACCGACGGGAAAATCTTCCTGCAGCTGTCCGAAGAACTGCTGGCGTTCGCCTAG
- the tgtA gene encoding tRNA guanosine(15) transglycosylase TgtA has protein sequence MREVFEVTAQDGAARIGELEVPRAGVTVETPTLMPVVNPNLITVEPSRFPEFGAEMLITNSYIINNDPDLHERAREEGLHEMLGFDGAIMTDSGSFQLAEYGEIETTTEEILQFQHDVGSDIGTPVDIPTPPDASREQAEEELATTQERLELAETVDVGDMLVNAPVQGATYPDLREEAARHAYNTDLDLFPVGAVVPMMNQYRYDDVAETVLAAKRGLGRDAPVHLFGAGHPMMFALAAALGCDLLDSAAYAIYARDDRYLTVHGTEHLDSLHYFPCECPVCTDHTPDEVERMGDAAREELLAEHNLHVSFGELRRVKQAIKSGNLMELVEARAHAHPRTLDGFRALLDHSEQLEQTDPASKDAFFYTSADSARRPEVVRHHRRLERLSPEGDVLLTEGSGNDRFDEWWNVLPPFGPYPRSLSTTYPLTAETPDRMDRAGYEAAADGVAALAEANPDTEFTLAHRGWPDSALDRVPARVETVDISAED, from the coding sequence ATGAGAGAGGTCTTCGAGGTGACCGCGCAGGACGGCGCGGCCCGCATCGGCGAGCTGGAGGTGCCGCGGGCGGGCGTGACCGTCGAGACGCCGACGCTGATGCCGGTCGTCAACCCGAACCTGATAACCGTCGAGCCGTCCCGCTTCCCGGAGTTCGGCGCGGAGATGCTCATCACGAACTCCTATATCATCAACAACGACCCGGACCTCCACGAGCGCGCCCGCGAGGAGGGGCTCCACGAGATGCTGGGCTTCGACGGCGCCATCATGACCGACTCCGGGAGCTTCCAGCTCGCGGAGTACGGCGAGATAGAGACGACGACCGAGGAGATTCTGCAGTTCCAGCACGACGTCGGCAGCGACATCGGGACGCCCGTGGACATCCCGACGCCGCCGGACGCCAGCCGCGAACAGGCCGAAGAGGAACTCGCGACCACGCAGGAGCGCCTCGAACTCGCTGAGACCGTGGACGTCGGCGACATGCTCGTGAACGCGCCCGTGCAGGGCGCGACGTACCCGGACCTCCGCGAAGAGGCCGCCCGGCACGCGTACAACACGGACCTCGACTTGTTCCCCGTGGGTGCGGTCGTGCCGATGATGAACCAGTACCGCTACGACGACGTCGCCGAGACCGTCTTGGCGGCGAAGCGCGGGCTCGGTCGGGACGCGCCGGTCCACCTCTTCGGCGCGGGCCATCCGATGATGTTCGCGCTCGCCGCCGCGCTGGGCTGCGACCTCCTCGACTCGGCGGCGTATGCCATCTACGCCCGCGACGACCGCTACCTCACCGTCCACGGCACCGAACACCTCGACAGCCTCCACTACTTCCCCTGCGAGTGCCCGGTCTGCACCGACCACACGCCCGACGAGGTCGAGCGCATGGGCGACGCCGCGCGCGAGGAACTGCTCGCCGAGCACAACCTCCACGTCTCCTTCGGCGAACTCCGGCGCGTCAAGCAGGCCATCAAGTCCGGGAACCTGATGGAACTCGTGGAAGCCCGCGCGCACGCTCATCCCCGCACCCTCGATGGGTTCCGCGCGCTCCTCGACCACAGCGAGCAGCTGGAGCAGACCGACCCCGCGAGCAAGGACGCCTTCTTCTACACCTCGGCGGACAGCGCGCGCCGCCCGGAGGTCGTGCGCCACCACCGCCGCCTCGAACGCCTCTCCCCGGAGGGCGACGTGCTCCTCACGGAGGGCTCGGGGAACGACCGCTTCGACGAGTGGTGGAACGTCCTCCCGCCGTTCGGCCCCTACCCGCGGTCGCTGTCTACGACGTACCCGCTGACCGCCGAGACGCCCGACCGCATGGACCGCGCGGGCTACGAGGCCGCCGCCGACGGCGTCGCCGCGCTCGCCGAAGCCAACCCCGACACGGAGTTCACGCTCGCGCACCGCGGCTGGCCGGATTCAGCGCTGGACCGCGTGCCCGCTCGCGTCGAGACTGTGGACATCTCGGCAGAAGACTAG
- a CDS encoding NUDIX hydrolase, with product MTDEDSPADPLAWETTSRSVAYECPGFEIAHEDVRLPDGTETDFDYLVDDPAVVLLAFTPDGDVVLVEEWRQAVGRVNRGLPAGGVEDEDANLAAAAHRELTEETGYEADSVEKFAEFEPTNGVADAVHHYFLAEGCRPTGEQDLDFNESIRVTTQSYDDLLAAVRDGEIRDGRTALGVLNHELG from the coding sequence GTGACCGACGAGGACTCGCCGGCCGACCCGTTGGCGTGGGAGACGACGAGCCGCAGCGTCGCCTACGAGTGCCCGGGGTTCGAAATCGCCCACGAGGACGTCCGACTGCCGGACGGCACGGAGACGGACTTCGACTACCTCGTGGACGACCCCGCGGTCGTCCTGCTGGCGTTCACGCCCGACGGCGACGTGGTGCTCGTCGAGGAGTGGCGGCAGGCTGTCGGCCGCGTCAACCGCGGGTTGCCGGCGGGCGGCGTCGAGGACGAGGACGCGAACCTCGCGGCGGCCGCCCACCGCGAACTCACGGAGGAGACCGGCTACGAGGCGGACAGCGTGGAGAAGTTCGCGGAGTTCGAGCCGACCAACGGCGTCGCTGACGCCGTCCACCACTACTTCCTCGCGGAGGGGTGTCGGCCGACCGGCGAGCAGGACTTGGACTTCAACGAGTCAATTCGCGTGACCACCCAGTCCTACGACGACCTGCTGGCGGCCGTCCGCGACGGCGAGATTCGGGACGGCCGCACCGCGCTCGGCGTGCTGAACCACGAACTCGGGTAG
- a CDS encoding AAA family ATPase, whose amino-acid sequence MSGECATANESNAEQQPRVVVVCGLPGAGKTTVAEHVAELLGAELLRTDVVRTDLFPEPEYTDAELRAVYEELFERAAAVVHRGDSVVLDGTFQHREHRDSVEHTADDLGVPATLVKVECEEAVVEERIRQRSDDESDADFAIHQQYRESFDGIEREHAVVDNSGGLASTREQVEALF is encoded by the coding sequence GTGAGCGGGGAGTGCGCCACAGCGAACGAGTCGAACGCCGAACAGCAGCCGCGCGTCGTGGTGGTCTGCGGGCTGCCGGGGGCGGGGAAGACGACTGTCGCCGAACACGTCGCCGAGTTGCTCGGCGCGGAGCTACTGCGTACCGACGTCGTTCGGACCGACTTGTTCCCCGAGCCCGAGTACACTGACGCGGAACTCCGCGCGGTCTACGAGGAACTGTTCGAGCGCGCGGCCGCCGTCGTGCACCGCGGGGACAGCGTCGTCCTCGACGGCACCTTCCAGCACCGCGAGCACCGGGACAGCGTCGAGCACACCGCCGACGACCTCGGCGTGCCGGCGACGCTCGTGAAAGTCGAGTGCGAGGAGGCCGTCGTCGAGGAGCGCATCCGCCAGCGCTCGGACGACGAGAGCGACGCGGACTTCGCCATCCACCAGCAGTACCGCGAGTCCTTCGACGGCATCGAGCGCGAGCACGCCGTCGTGGACAACTCCGGCGGGCTGGCCTCGACCCGCGAGCAGGTAGAGGCGCTGTTCTGA
- a CDS encoding type IV pilin encodes MKKISFETPDFDERGVSPVIGVILMVAITVILAAVIASFVLGFGDSVSENVQAGADVSQTNDGNASVTWISEGNAQNVSVTAGDSASVNMTDVGQSVKIFHDGTTNTNAYQGNQTIQVGSSSVQVTVTAVGSSGSRTVVTQEEVELGGS; translated from the coding sequence ATGAAGAAAATCAGCTTCGAAACCCCGGACTTCGACGAACGCGGCGTGTCGCCGGTCATCGGTGTTATCCTGATGGTCGCAATTACAGTCATTCTGGCCGCCGTCATCGCCAGCTTCGTACTCGGCTTCGGCGACTCAGTCAGCGAAAACGTCCAAGCCGGCGCCGACGTCAGTCAGACCAACGACGGCAACGCCAGCGTCACCTGGATCAGTGAAGGGAACGCCCAAAACGTCAGCGTCACCGCCGGAGACAGCGCCAGCGTGAACATGACGGACGTTGGTCAGTCTGTGAAAATCTTCCACGACGGCACCACCAACACGAACGCTTACCAGGGGAATCAGACCATTCAGGTCGGCAGTAGCTCCGTTCAGGTCACCGTGACTGCCGTCGGAAGCAGCGGCTCTCGGACTGTCGTCACGCAGGAAGAAGTCGAACTGGGCGGCAGCTAG
- the katG gene encoding catalase/peroxidase HPI, whose product MSDDTSESEADLRPDGGSGEHWDPKGVDDWWPNLLDVDVLDDNDHVVGPYDEDFDYAEAFEDIDYEELKNDIRKVMMDSKDWWPADYGTYGPLFIRMAWHSAGTYRTADGRAGASGGLQRLPPESSFPDNVNLDKARRLLQPVKQKYGRKLSWGDLIVLAGNVAMETMGFETFGFAGGREDEFKPNHAVDWGPETEWETTSPERFTGDNETGELEDPLANTVMGLIYVNPEGPYGEPDVEGSAENIREEFSRMAMDDEETVALIAGGHTFGKVHGADDPEEHVDVEPEAAPIDLQGLGWDNDLGDGKGPNTITSGIEGPWNSAPTQWDMGYIDNLLNHDWTSVKGPGGAWQWRPVGDDVEDAPAPHDPEDTEEPMMLTTDVALKHDDDFREILEHFQDNPDDFQEAFARAWYKLIHRDMGPPERLVGPEVPEETFVWQDPIPDADYEFVGDEEVAELKEQLLNTDLSRQQLAKTAWASAVTYRDSDKRGGANGARIRLEPQRSWEVNEPEELETVLETLEDVQMDFNSSRDDDVRVSLADLIVLGGNVAVEQAAADAGYDVEVPFEPGRTDAKPEQTDAEAFEPLEPKADAFRNYLGGGYNDRPEDRMIDKAELLNLSPSELTVLVGGMRALGATYGDDDRGIFTDEPGALTNDFFANLLDMDYEWEAVDEDEEVFEVRDRDTGEVEWEATRFDLIFGSNARLRAIADVYGADNAEQKFVEDFVEAWHKVMTLDRFDLE is encoded by the coding sequence ATGAGTGACGACACATCCGAATCCGAGGCGGACCTGCGACCCGACGGGGGAAGCGGGGAGCACTGGGACCCGAAAGGCGTCGACGACTGGTGGCCGAACCTGCTGGACGTCGACGTACTCGACGACAACGACCACGTGGTCGGCCCCTACGACGAGGACTTCGACTACGCGGAGGCCTTCGAGGACATCGACTACGAGGAGCTGAAAAACGACATCCGGAAGGTCATGATGGACTCGAAGGACTGGTGGCCCGCGGACTACGGCACGTACGGCCCGCTGTTCATCCGGATGGCGTGGCACAGCGCCGGTACGTACCGGACGGCTGACGGTCGCGCCGGCGCGTCCGGCGGCCTCCAGCGCCTCCCGCCGGAGAGCAGCTTCCCGGACAACGTCAACCTCGACAAGGCCCGCCGCCTGCTCCAGCCGGTCAAGCAGAAGTACGGCCGCAAGCTCTCGTGGGGCGACCTCATCGTCCTCGCGGGGAACGTCGCCATGGAGACGATGGGCTTCGAGACGTTCGGCTTCGCGGGCGGCCGCGAGGACGAGTTCAAGCCCAACCACGCCGTCGACTGGGGCCCGGAGACCGAGTGGGAGACCACCTCCCCGGAGCGGTTCACGGGCGACAACGAGACCGGCGAACTGGAGGACCCGCTGGCGAACACCGTCATGGGCCTCATCTACGTGAACCCCGAGGGTCCGTACGGCGAGCCCGACGTCGAGGGCTCCGCGGAGAACATCCGCGAGGAGTTCTCGCGGATGGCGATGGACGACGAGGAGACGGTCGCGCTCATCGCGGGCGGCCACACGTTCGGGAAGGTCCACGGCGCCGACGACCCCGAGGAGCACGTCGACGTCGAGCCCGAGGCGGCACCCATCGACCTGCAGGGGCTCGGCTGGGACAACGACCTCGGCGATGGCAAGGGTCCGAACACCATCACGAGCGGCATCGAGGGACCGTGGAACTCCGCGCCGACCCAGTGGGACATGGGGTACATCGACAACCTCCTGAACCACGACTGGACCTCGGTCAAGGGCCCCGGCGGCGCGTGGCAGTGGCGGCCGGTCGGTGACGACGTCGAGGACGCGCCGGCCCCCCACGACCCCGAGGACACCGAGGAGCCGATGATGCTGACGACGGACGTCGCGCTGAAGCACGACGACGACTTCCGGGAGATTCTGGAGCACTTCCAGGACAACCCCGACGACTTCCAGGAGGCGTTCGCGCGGGCGTGGTACAAGCTCATCCACCGCGACATGGGCCCGCCGGAGCGCCTCGTCGGCCCGGAGGTCCCCGAGGAGACGTTCGTCTGGCAGGACCCGATTCCGGACGCCGACTACGAGTTCGTCGGCGACGAGGAGGTCGCCGAACTCAAGGAGCAGCTCCTGAACACGGACCTCTCGCGCCAGCAGCTCGCGAAGACCGCGTGGGCGTCCGCAGTGACGTACCGCGACAGCGACAAGCGCGGCGGCGCCAACGGCGCCCGCATCCGGCTGGAGCCCCAGCGTAGCTGGGAGGTCAACGAGCCCGAGGAACTGGAGACGGTCCTCGAGACGCTCGAAGACGTCCAGATGGACTTCAACAGCTCGCGCGACGACGACGTGCGCGTCTCGCTGGCGGACCTCATCGTGCTCGGCGGGAACGTGGCCGTCGAGCAGGCGGCCGCCGACGCCGGCTACGACGTCGAGGTGCCCTTCGAGCCGGGCCGCACCGACGCCAAGCCCGAGCAGACCGACGCGGAGGCCTTCGAGCCGCTGGAGCCGAAGGCCGACGCGTTCCGGAACTACCTCGGCGGCGGCTACAACGACCGCCCCGAGGACCGGATGATCGACAAGGCGGAGCTGCTGAACCTCTCGCCGTCGGAGCTGACGGTGCTGGTCGGCGGCATGCGCGCGCTCGGCGCGACGTACGGCGACGACGACCGCGGCATCTTCACGGACGAGCCCGGCGCGCTCACGAACGACTTCTTCGCGAACCTCCTCGACATGGACTACGAGTGGGAGGCCGTCGACGAGGACGAGGAAGTCTTCGAGGTGCGCGACCGCGACACCGGAGAGGTCGAGTGGGAAGCCACGCGCTTCGACCTCATCTTCGGCTCGAACGCCCGCCTCCGCGCTATTGCGGACGTCTACGGCGCGGACAACGCCGAACAGAAGTTCGTCGAGGACTTCGTCGAGGCCTGGCACAAGGTCATGACTCTCGACCGCTTCGACCTCGAATAA